From the Parcubacteria group bacterium genome, the window GCTACTATTTTATAGCTCAATTCAGGATAAATTAATTTCGCCATAAAAAATTTCGTGATTTTTCGAGATTATTTTCGCGATTGTTTAGTGATTTATACCGCTTTTCATTTCCTCCTTAAATTCATCCACCACTTTTTGCACCAGTTCGTCGTAATTGGCAATTTTTGACTTCAGAAATTCTTCCATTTGTTCCGGAGTTGCTTCTCCGCTTTCAACTAATTTTTGATATTCGCCTTTTCCCGAATCATCCAATTTTTCCATCGTTTCCAAAAATATTCTCTTGAGTAGAACTTCGGTCATTTTAATTACCAGCTCTTCTTGCTTGTCCTGCGGAAGATCGGAAAGTCCCAATTCTTCCATTAATGTTTTTTTAATTTGATCTTGATCCATATTGTTGTTCCTAATAATAAATTATTTTTTAGATTCAAATATCAGTTTTGACAATCTCAATGTCCACTTAGCAACGGTTTCTCCTCTTTTAATTTTTCCTCCTTTAATGTTTTCACTATATTCTTGCAAATCTTGCAATTTTAATTTGGTTTTATCGCCAATATTTTCCGCTTGCAAGGCATCTTTGAGCTTTAAGCCCTTGAGATTGTCCCATTCGGTTTTATTTCCATCTGTAAGATTCTTCCAGTTATCCACTGCAATTTCTTTATAGCTCGAATAATCTTGTATATTATTGCTAAGCAGTCCCCTTTCTTTTAGCAAATCCTGTTTCCAATAATAATTCTCGATTCTGGATGAGGGCTGTTGGTCTAATTCTTTTATTTCATTATCTATCTCTCCAATTCTGTTCACGTCCCGATTGTGCATTTCATCTACCGTTTGAGTATACTCATCGGAAACATCCGTTTTCTCCTCAAATTGCGGT encodes:
- a CDS encoding DUF5663 domain-containing protein; protein product: MDQDQIKKTLMEELGLSDLPQDKQEELVIKMTEVLLKRIFLETMEKLDDSGKGEYQKLVESGEATPEQMEEFLKSKIANYDELVQKVVDEFKEEMKSGINH